Sequence from the Strix uralensis isolate ZFMK-TIS-50842 chromosome 1, bStrUra1, whole genome shotgun sequence genome:
AAGGTATAGTATGGGCTTAAGGCTAGTAATCTTAATATTACATTATATATCTTATAGTATTTCTGATGTGTTCTGACAAATGTGCTCCATCTTGCATTCATGACAAAACTCTTGCAGAGATGGTTTTCAGTAACCACCATAGTATGACTCATGCTTATAAGCAACTGGACATAAGGGGTGGCAGGTAAACATGGTATGTAATGCTGTCATTACTGCAGCAGGTTGCAATGAAACAATAAAGGcctcagattattatttttttttaaacagggttATAAATCAATTAGGTTGGTTTgaaaatttattctgaaacaaaagTTTTGGCAAGTGTAATGCTAAGAATTGGGAAGGGTTGTAAGACAAAAGGTGTTATTGACTACTGCTTTCAAGAAAATAACATGAACAACAATGGGAGTCAACTGCTTCCATTATTTCCAGATGGACTTGAATGATCTCAGTAACTGTaggtaaaaataaaagtttatcaAAGTTACTTCAGTACCACAACAATTTCTCATACTTACCATAGGGAGTCACTGACAGCAGGGAGCCACTAACACGGACTTCCATCACTTTTGACTATGTGTAAAATTGTGGGCTTGTTAGTCTTGACCAGCGTACATTGAGggatgaaagaaagcagacaCATTTATAACTCTGCTGAAACTAATGGATATGAAATAATTTCGTCAATCTCAACTGATGTTCGAAATTTTGTAAAAATCCCTTTGGCTTGCACAGGACAAGTCGGTTATATTGTGTATAGTGCAGAAACTCCAGAATGCCTTGCAGTTTAACACAGGCTTAAGGCTTAAGATTTAAGGGCTGATAACTGAACATCAGTGTATGCTTAATGCAGGGATAATTCACTAGTGAACTAAAAAACTCATAACACATGATAGGTAACTGCAGAAAAATGCATTAGTTGGTATTTAAGAAAGTGTTGTTTTCAATGTAAGTGTTGTTTAAATGTAAGAAACTAAAGCTTGAAATGTTTTGGTTGGTGCTGCTTGACAGATCAGCATGACTGAGTCTGATTATTAATACACAGGGTTATGCTTGCTGCCATGTTGCACTAAGGAAGAAACCCAGGTGAGAAATTTGGTCATGAATTGAGCTTTTGAGTTTGTGTAAATCTACATGAATCTGATTCCCAGAAGATTTAGGTGGCAAGAGGAGCCTAAGAAAGCcagttaatattcaaggatcacctcctccaagctcaggattgatgcatcctgacaaagaggaagtcaggcaaaaatgccagggggcctgcatggatgaacaaggagctcctggacaaacgcgaacacaaaaaggaagcttatagagggtggaagcaaggacagatagcctgggaggaacagagaaactgtccgagtaGCCCGGGATCAGGTTAGCAAAGctaaagccctgacagaattaaatctggccaggtacagcaagggcaacaaaaaaagcttctataggtgcACTgctgataaaaggaagactagggaaaatgtggaccctctcCAGAAGGGAGCGGAAGACCTGGCTACACAGgctatggagaaggctgaggtcctcagtgacttttttgccttcACTGGCATGGGCTTCAGCCAccatccaagatgcagaaggcatcTCACTGATGAAAAGGGATAACATaatctttaaaaatggaaaaaaagaagacctggggaactataggccagtcagtctcccctctgtgcctggTGAGATgatggagcggatcctcctggaaactgtgctaaggcacatggaaaatgaggtgattggtgacagccaacatggcttcactaaggacaaatggtccctgacaaatttggtggccttctatgatgtGGTTACAgagctggtggataagggaagaactgacgtcatctacctggactcatGCAAATTATTTGAGACTGTCCCGtgcaacatccttgtctctaaattggagagacatggatttgaagGATGGACCAGTCAGTGGATAGGGAATTGACTGGATcatcacactcaaagagttgtggtcaacatcttgatgtccaagtagagagcagtgataagtggcattcctcagagatcagtactgggaccagtgctgtttaacgtctttattggAGACATAAACAGTGGGACTGAGCGCACCcgcagcaagtttgctgatgacacaaagctgtgtggtgcagtcaacacgcttgaaggaagggatgtgccatccagagggacctggacaggcttgagaggtgggcctgtgcaaacctcatgaagttcaacaaggccaagggcaaggtccgGCACATGGGGCAAGgaaatctcaagcacaaatacaggtttggcgatgagtggattgagagcagccctgcggagaaggacttgggggtattagtagatggaaaactgactatgagccagcaatgtgtgctcacagtccagaaagccaactgtatcctgggctgcatcaagagaagtctggccagcaggtcaagggaggggattcttcccctgtgctccactctcgtgaggtcccacctggagtactgtgtccagccctggggcccccagtataagaaggacatgaacatGCTCGAGCAGAtccagaggaaggccatgaagatgatgagggggctggagcaccttccttatgaggacaggatgagagagttggggttgttcagcctggagaaggctctggggagaccttatagtggccttctggtacctaaaggaggcctacaggaaagatggagaaggacTTTTTACAACGGCATGTAGTTATAGGGCAAGGCGTAactgctttaaactgaaagagggtagatttagattagatataaggaagaagctcttcacggtgagggtggtgaggcactggaacaggttgcccagaggttgtgtctgccccctccctggcagtgttcaaggacagtttggatggggctttgagcaacctggtctaggggaaggtgtccctgcccatggcaggggggttggaactagatgatctttaaggtcccttccatcccaaaccattctataattctattaCCTATGAAGGCATCTAGAATGAAAACAGTGAGTTTGTCTACACTTAAAATACCActttctttattgcagtgctagTGGGAAATCCAAGCAAAGGAAGACAAAGAACTCCCCATCCAAACCTAAAATCTTGGAAGACTCAGTTTTTGGGTGTGCAGAAGTATTATCCAGCATGAAGCTGTTTATTATGAGCCATTATTTTCCTATGTCAAAAGTATTTGCCATAAATGATGGCTCTACTACATTTCAATGGCTTCACTTCAAATCCTGTATCTGTTATTATGAAAGACCTTAATCGAGGCCCTGAGAGGCTACTTTCTGTAACACTACCCCAAAGCTGCAAGATACAATCGAGAACTCCAAACAATTCCTGTGCAGACTTGCTACACCAGTATCATCCAGTACTCAGTGAGATGAGGCAGAAACTTTGATCACTGGCTATCTGTTGTCTTCTATGACAATTGTTCTTCTAGGATAGGTGTCAACATCCACAAATATGTAGCGGAACTCAAATTTTCCTCTCTCAGGATTCTGTAAGGAAAACAATTTCAAGCTAGTTTTTTCTCTTTGGTAGTTTAAAATCAAGATTAAGCTTGTCAGCTATATCAAGCAATTGTACATACCTCTTTGACTTCCACATGGACTGTTCCCCGTTTCCCTGGTTCAGAGCCCTCAATATAGAACTTCAAACGCATATGTTTCAGTCCATCCTTTACGTATTCAATGTGACtaaaaacagcaaaatgaaacaaaaacccaaaccacccagCAAGAATACATATTATATTCTAGTTAAACTtcaaatttaaacttttttagaGGAGCTGCTTAACTATTTTGAGAGAAGGCGTATTCCGAAGCAACCCTTGTGCTACCACAGGCTCCTTCTCTACCATGCTTCCCAAGCTTTACTGTGAGCTTCTAAGTTCTAGTGGAGTTAAAAGAACTAATCGGCAGTTGAGGATTAACATATGAATTGCTTAAACGTCCTCACCCCAGTCATTCCCTCAAAACTCAACAACAATCCAATGGCTGAAGATTCTGGAATTTCCTTGCATTTATTCTACAGAATCCCCAGATTCAGAGCCTGATATCTAGAAAGGAACACTCACATCACACAGACTGCCAGGGTTTTTTTTAGGCACTTAAACTAGTTACCAAGCCAAAACACAGAAAGGATGTTTTGTCAACTTAATTATCAGGTTGCTTAAATCACATCAAACCAAACTTTACTATATGCTTTACTTATTTTAGCAATACTTTTGTTCTAATGAAGTTGTGTAACTTTGGCACTGATCAGATCTCCAACCTAAATGCTGATATTCAGATTGGAGTTAGGTTACACTCAAGTATTAGGTAAACAGAAAGGTCATGTCACTTTCAAGGCAACCACTTCCAGAAACTAATGGTCGAACTAGAATTCTGGTGCCAGTTTACGTTTCCTACTGAAATTACTAACTGCTGCACACTACCAAACTCTTATTTCCATCAGTCATGCCCAGATACACACTGTGAATTAAATTTCCAATAAATACAGTTTAAGGTGACATGATGGGTTACAGAGAAAAGATGAATGAAGAGCCTTAGTGCAGTAAATTCACATTCAATGTGTTCATCCACAAAAAAATACCTGTACATTTTTGAGACATTTAAGGTCATCCTTATACTGCAGACACACTCTACAATGTTACAAAGTCTCCAGCtcaaaagtttatttaaatactAGACTTTCAAAACGATGGAAATGAAATACTAGGAATGTTGATAGTACATTTACTTATTTATAGTTCGTTTTACAGACAGATGCTTAAAACGTTTATGCATATCCCTTTCATTTACCAGCTTCACTTTGAACACTTTTTCACAGAGTCTGATGACTAAACTTCCACCAGTAAAAATCACATTCCTCTGGAAATTCTCAGTTTCATGGCTCAAGTTGTATATCTGGGTTTATGCATCCCATCATGTATGAAACCTTCTTGACTAAATTCAAGTCAAAGAACCCAATAAAGACAAAGCCCCTACTGGGTTACAGTGCAGGACAGATTTACATTTTGTAAGAATTAATTCTGTTGTTTCCCTCAAAAGGAGAATAATAGACACACTCATGAAAGGTTTAGGTGAGAGATGTTCTGTTACATACATAGTATAGATGTGGCCTCAAGTACCAAAAAGCAATATAACAAATGGGCAGTCGATACTGCATATCAGCTCAGGACAATATAGTCACCGCAGTGACTACAACCTGTACAGTCAGACCCAGCCTAGCTTTAAACAGAGCAAGCTGGATTCCTGAAAGTCTGAAATTTAGTACCTCCTGCTCTTTCTGGTCTGATAAAAACAACTGCTTCAAAAGAAGATAAACTCTCAACAATTTTTCAAAGAACAATTTCACTCTATTTGAGGGTTTCAGACTGTAAACTTCAGTCAGATCCCTGCTCCCCAGATGCATGCCTAGGCCTCTGTACTACTCTCTTCAGACTCATCCTAATTTTTGGAGACCAGCTCTATGTTTACCGTGCTGACCACTGCTTCTTTTGAGGCACTCAGAACTGGCATTTTATAGTGTATGTGCACTGTATTTAGTGGTATGTGCCACACAAGAGGTACtgcaaaaaaaatgctttcattttcactCAAAAGTGACAGGGTACGTCACATACAGTTCATTAATCTAGACCTAACTTGCTATGATATGACCCAAATGTCTTCGCTGTGCAAAAACTAGGGTCTGTATGGGGCAAACACTAAAGGGCACCTGACAAGCTGTCGTCTTCCTCTTCTTGTTGCCTCCCCATAACCTTTAATAGATTCACCAAAAACACCAATTATCTACAAGAGAAAAGAGGTTTGAGTTGTCAGAAAGTATCACATTCAAACAGATATTCCAGTATTAACTGACACCCCTGCTgtgaatgcattttctttcagcaaaatgCCCCTTGTGAGTCTGATGTGTCAAGAATTTATGAAAGTGTAAGGAAAATTCctctgtatttcagtgcttttctttaCAGTCACATATTAAATGTCTAAAATAAATCCTACTAATATCTTCCATTTGTACTGTCCTCTGAGATTATGACATTTTAATCTCCCTTCTTACTCTGTATTTTACACTTTAATGACATTTTGTGTAAAAAGGAAACCGTGAAATATTTGCTTGTCTCCTCCAAGAGAgtatatttcagtttaaaatgcaaatgtacTCCGCTCCACATTACCTAAAAACACTACTGCTTaagaaattgacttttttttttccctaggtcTATAAAGCCAGACCAAATTAACCTAGTTTTAAAGTTGGTTAGAAAGGGAGGGTGATTTTTACTGTATAAGTACCGGAGAAAAGTTTTAATTCTGCAAACCTGTTCCAAAGCAAGTCTTCGTTTTTATTCTAGTGACAATTTCTCACTTAATTTCTAGGTTATCCTCAGTGGTATCTGTGGCAGCCTTGTTTGAAAGCTATTCCATGCATTTCTTGCCTGAAGTAGTGGTTTTTAGAATCTAGTTTTAGAttgattgttttgtttaaatctagCGACCTTATATGACTGTGTGATCACATGActgttctctgtctcttttcctgTTAGCCACAGGAATGCTAACTGTGTTTCAAGTGGAGAATTTAAATTCCTGGATACTTATGcagtgcttcgcagaatgacAGAACTCTAGTAGTGACAACAGAATAACCGTGCTGAGGAAAGGCAGCAGGTTAGATCTGCAAAACTTAAGTGAGACCAGTTGCCTCTCTGACCTGCAGAAATCCTGAAGTACTACATTTAGTAGGCACTCAGGTATGTCTATAAGACTTTCTGTATGGGGACACAAGCACATGCTCTGAAGGGACAGACACTATATTTACATCAGTTGTGCTGCAGTACACTCACTGAACTTGGCTTTTAGCAGGCTCATTCACTCGGGCTCAGTGCCTGCATGAACTTGTCCTAATATAGGCTCCAACCTGGAGCTGACCCATCTTTGGCCAGGTAAAAGCACAGGCAGATCTGCCGGTGTTTGCTAAGCACCACGTGGATCTTCTTACAGCTCTGCTTGTGAGATTTCTTGTGCAAATTTTTGACGCGAAGAGAGACAGGAATTACTGAGAAACATAAACTTATGACTAAGGTTCAAAAACCAACCTCAGGGTGAGATCTGCATTTTTCCAAGGCATCTCCATAGATCTTACTTGGACTAGAAGAAGAGAATAGCTCTTTAAAAATCACATAGAACAAACCACCTGtaacagaaacaacaacaaatgGAATGAAAACTAATCAAATCAGATAGAATTAATGAAAAGCTTCTTCcaataaagaatataattttaaaaaataacctgtaACACCAATTCCAACAAGCACCACAATAAAATAGGTAAAGTCTCTTCCAGCTTCTTTCACTGAAATAGACAAAAACAACACAGGAGTTACAATCTTGGATAGTAAGACTTTCTTATATAAATGCTCTTGTATCAACCTGCAGCTCAAATAACattttgggagaagaaaaaataccagTATTCCAGTAACGGCTTCCATAATGCCTCATCACTAAAAGAAAGAGACCCTGGACCACCTCTTATATTGTAGAAAGCATGTTTGTATCTCTGTATTAAGCCCACTAGATGTTTTCAAGAATAGCTCTTATTGCTACTTTTTGTGTACGAGAGctatttttttaagaactaaTGAGGTATTTAGCGCTGCAGTATTCAAGTTCCCGTGTAAACCCACAACCAGTGCAATCCTTATGCAGAGAGAAGTAAATTATGcagtaatttaataataataataataataagtaaaTCCTTATGCACggagaagtaaaaataaaaaagcataagCTTACACATTGCACATGCTGACTGAAAAAATAGCTGGATTTATGAATTCTCAATCAACTGAACAATAAAAAGGTGGGATATTAAaccaaaacatgtattttatttattgagaTAATTAACTGCAGTTTATCTGATTAGTTTTTATCTATCAGTTTTGATCTAAAGTACAAGTTTCGGTATACACTCCAAAAAAAGTCATATGAGATTCTCTGTTACAAAATGTTTTTTGAGAACTTGGAGACTACTGATCATTTTAAGTGATAAGATGTGCTTTTCAGTGAAGTACAAGTTACTGAGGAAACTTTAATAACCATTTTTCGTGcagctgagggtttttttttccacaaactttTTTCAAAGCACTCAGTTTCTGAGGCCGATTATGTCATAACCACTTTTCATTGAAGTGAGACCAACGAAAGTGACAGCCATCTTATAAACTAATATAACGCCTAGAGCTTTGACAATTTTGCTGGAAGTAAACTTGTTTTAACTGTATCGAGACAAGTTGTGTGTGATAGGTTTTCCTGttgaagaggaaaatgagaggcTACTACAGCTCATCCCTGCTGCATCTTAAACACTAGATCAACAAGCTGTTTGGAAGGAGCCACGTAATTTCTGTTCTGCTTGTGCAACACATACGACGTGTATGAACTGCTGCAAAACACAGTGTGAGAAGAAATGGGCTTTCTGGTTTTCTGagaactgtggggtttttataATTCCCGAGTTTTGGGGCTGTAAGATCTCAGTTGCCGCAGTAATTTCGGCCGTGCTCAGCCTCCCTGACCAGCGCACAGCACCCCCCCGCACGAGTGACTCCAGCCCCTCTTACCTTTCTGAGCAGCCGACAGCAGAGTTTCCTCTCTCCGGCCCCTCTGCACGGACACATGTTTGCTATTATCGCCAGGTTTCTCAGCTCTCAGCCCCCCCGCCTGCGTCCCGATGCTCTGCCGGGCGGCCCGGAGCAGCAGGGCGGGCTGGGGCCGCCACCTCAGGCAAGGCCAAGGCCtcgtccctgtccctgtccccgtccccagcaGCGCCCAGCCGTGGGGcgccagcagccccccccccaggcaggcCCGCACCCGCTGCCCGGCCCGCGCGAGGCCGGCGGGCAGCATGCCGGGGCACGGCTCCCGAGCGCCCTCACGGCGGCGGCAGCCGAGCTCAAGGGGAAGTTTCTGCCGCTCAAGCCACCGTCCTCCCGGGGGACCCCGGCGGAGAGTcagggcagccccccgccccgagcgCGGCTCTGCGGCCGGTGCTTCGGGTCCGGAGGCCCCATCAACTTTTAGCCGCTGCTCGCCATTGCCCCGGCGGAAACCTTggcggcagggcgggggggaagaaAGGAGCAGCGGGCCCTGGGAGCGGTAGTTCGAACGAGCTCCCTCTTGCGCCCGTCGCCAGGAACGGCTCCCACAAGATCACTACAGCGACCGCCATGCCGAGCGCCGCCGCCACCCGCCCTCACGGAGCTGGGGTGGCTGCCCGCGGCGCCGCGTGCCTGCGGTCCCGGTCACCCTCTTAAAGCTGTTTTGTTTAATATATTGTTTTTTGATCTTGCACACATAGGCGATAAAAGCGATGCAGTTGATGTTTCCACGAATGGAGACCAGAACACCCGCGAAGCCCGTGCTCCGGTTTCCCGGGGACGGCGCCCCGGCGCGGTGGCCGCCGTGGGGCGAGGTGGGCGAAGCTGCCAGGGGTCCTACCGGAGgcccgggcaggggctgctgccggCAGTCACTGCGCTCCCCCGGCGCATTAACACTTCCCGCGTGCCCCACGCCGCCCTGCCTGGGAAcccgccgccgcgggcccggcAACGGGCGACGCTCATCCCCGGGGgcagccggccccgccccgctgcTGCACTCGACGGCTGCTGCGGCACAGGCTGGGAGCTCCCGGGGGAGGCGGCGTCCCTGCTCTCCAGGGAAAGGCGCCTTTCCCTCAGGCACCCATGGCGCGACCGGGAGGCGGCGGGCTCCGCCCCCAGCGCCGCCTCTCCCGGGCCGGGCGCCGTCCCGCCCCACGGCCTCACGtggggggcggtggcggcgcctcctcccccccgcccggcgcGAAGCCGCGGCGGCGCTGGTTATGGCGACGAGCCGCGGCAGGGCCTTGCGGTGGCCGTATGGGCGCAGCGTGACGCTGGCAGCCCAGGCGGCAGCTTCTCCCGGTGCCGCCGAGGCCGGGCCGTCCCGGCCTTTTACTCTCGTTACCGTCACCGCCGGGCCCAGGTAACGCTCTCCCAGCCCGGCCTGAGGAGAAGCCGCCGAACAGTGTCGAGTGagtggggagcagagcagggctcTGCCGCCCCGTAGCTGCCAGCTCGTCCCTCTTCACCACCTCCGTGGGGGGTGGTTGGTTGTTTTCCCGTAACTCGCATCGTTCCTCTGCGAAACCCCTTCACGGTTTTGGTTTACAGCTTTAAACTTGCCGCAGTTGGGGCCTGCTCCCCCATGGCCGTGGTGCTCTCCTCTCCTCGCCCTGGCCCTGCGGAGGGCGGTGTCTTGTGATAGGAAACCCAGACATTGCCAGGTGTAGGGAAGGCCGAGGTTTAACACAGCGTTCTCCCTCTGGGTAGTGGGGCTTAAACCTGGGTACGTGCCTCAGCTTAGAGGAGGTAGTGTAATAAGCAGTAGGCTGTCCACAAAGTACTAGTTAACTTAGTGGTTAATGTGTGTATGTTCAGGGAAGTTAGGCCTTTATAACAAAGGGGAGGATTTAATTGAGGAAGGTGTGATTAGCTTGATTCTTACAGTAACAGTTTCAGCCTCCAAAAATTTAAAGCACCAATCTTGGAAGCAAAGTTGAGAAAGCAGGGTCTACTGCTAACCCATTTCTACAACCTTGGGTTTCATTCCCTCTGCTTTTTTAACCTGTAAATGGGATGGATAATACCcaccttttaaaaagattttggaattgttaggagaaaaaaacaggtGTCAAAACATTACTGTAATTTCTGTTTATCCCCAA
This genomic interval carries:
- the TIMM21 gene encoding mitochondrial import inner membrane translocase subunit Tim21 is translated as MLPAGLARAGQRVRACLGGGLLAPHGWALLGTGTGTGTRPWPCLRWRPQPALLLRAARQSIGTQAGGLRAEKPGDNSKHVSVQRGRREETLLSAAQKVKEAGRDFTYFIVVLVGIGVTGGLFYVIFKELFSSSSPSKIYGDALEKCRSHPEIIGVFGESIKGYGEATRRGRRQLVSHIEYVKDGLKHMRLKFYIEGSEPGKRGTVHVEVKENPERGKFEFRYIFVDVDTYPRRTIVIEDNR